Sequence from the Cellulomonas fimi ATCC 484 genome:
CGGCCGAGACCTGCGCGACGAGCTCCGCGGGCGTCACCGGGGGCAGGCCCTCGGAGTCCGCGGACGCGAGCAGCGGGGGCGCCAGCACGGCGGTGGCCACCGCGACGGCGGCGACGCCGGGCACCGCCCAGCGGGCCCGGGGGGACAGGGACCGGCGGACCGCGGTCGCCGGCGGCGGGGTGGGCTGTGTCTCGGTCATGGCTCCACTGTGCGCCCCGGCCGCTGTGGGGACGCTGAGACCGCGTGCGGCGCCGCCGCCGGGGCGGGTGGCATGCTGCCGACGTGCGGATCCTGGTGGTGGACGACGAGCGGGGCCTGACGAGCGCGCTGCACCGCGGGCTGTCGGCCGAGGGGTTCGCGGTCGACGTCGCGCACGACGGCGAGGCCGGGCTGCAGCTCGCGCTCGAGCACGACTACGACGCGATCGTGCTCGACATCATGCTGCCGCGACGCAACGGGTACGACGTCGTCACGGCGCTGCGCGCGCAGGACGTGCGCACGCCCGTGCTGCTGCTGTCGGCGAAGGACGGCGAGTACGACGTCGCGGACGGGCTCGACGTCGGCGCCGACGACTACCTGACGAAGCCCTTCGCGTTCGTCGTGCTCGTCGCCCGGCTGCGGGCGCTGCTGCGCCGCCCCCCGCAGGTGCGGCCGGCCGTGCTGGCCGTGGGTGACCTCGTGCTCGACCCGGCCGCCCGGACGGTCACGCGGGCGGGCGAGCCCGTCGTGCTCACGGTCCGCGAGCTCGCGCTGCTCGAGTACCTCATGCGGCACGCGGACCGCGTCGTCGGCAAGGTCGAGCTGCGCGACCACGTGTGGGAGGGCACGGGCGAGGACGTCAACGTCGTCGAGGTCTACGTCGGCTACCTGCGCCGCAAGCTCGGCCGGGACGCCGTCGCGACGGTGCGCGGCGCGGGCTACCGCGTAGGGGGGTGAGCGTGCGCGCGTCGCTGCGGCTGCGGCTGACCGCCCTGACCGCCGGGCTCCTCATGGTCGCGCTCGCGGTGGGCGCGCTCGTGCTGACGTCCGTGCTCTCCGCGGGGCGGGTCGCCGCGCTCGACGAGGCGGTGCGGGCGCGCGCGCAGACCGTCGCGGACCTGGCCGCAGCGGATCGCGTGCCGGACCCGCTGCCCGTCGCCGAGGGTGGCGAGATCGCCCAGCTCCTCGACGCGGACGGGCTGGTCCTGGCGACCTCCGCCAACGCGACCCGGACCCTGCCGGTGCTGCCGTCGCGGACGCTCGCGGCGCTGCGCCCGGCGTCGGGGCGCACGACCGTCGTGAGCACGACCGCGTCCGGCTACGACCCGGACGCGCGCGTCGCGCTGAGCTCCACGACCTACCGGGGCGAGCCCGTGACCGCGGTCGCGTCCCTGCCGCTGGGGGAGGTGCGCGGGCTCGTGCGCGCGCTGCGGGTCGCGCTCGTCGTGGTCGTCCCGCTGCTCACGCTGCTGCTCGCCGGGACGATCTGGCTCGTCATCGGCCGCGCGCTGCGACCTGTCGACGCGCTGCGCCGGGCCGCCGCCGAGGTGGCGCGCTCGGGCGGGCGCGGCTCGCTGCCCGTGCCGCCCGTCGACGACGAGCTCGCGGCCCTCGCCCGCACCCTGAACGACATGCTCGACCGCCTCGAGACGAGCGCGGCCCGGCAGCGGACGTTCGTCGGCGACGCCGCGCACGAGCTGCGCTCGCCCCTCGCGTCGCTGCGGGCGGCGCTCGACGTCGCGCGGGCGCACCCCGACGCGTACCCGACGACGGAGCTCGTCGCCGACGCGGAACGCGAGGCGCTGCGCATGCAGGGCCTCGTGGACGACCTGCTGCTGCTGGCCCGCGTCGGCTCGGCGCCCCTCGCCCGCGAGGACGTCGACCTGGGTGCGGTCGCGCGCGACGTCGTCGACGCCGAGACGTCGGCGCCCGGTCCCGACGTCGAGGTGACGGGCGCCGGGCGCGCGCTCAGCGACGCGGTCGCCACGGGGCGCGTCGTGCGCAACCTCGTCGGCAACGCGTGCCGGCACGCGAGCGCCCGCGTGCGGGTGACCGTCGCCGACGGGTCGGTCGTCGTGGAGGACGACGGCGCGGGGATCGACCCGGCCGACCGCGAGCGCGTGTTCGAGCGGTTCGTGCGGCTCGACGACGCGCGCGAGCGTGAGGCGGGCGGCAGCGGGCTCGGGCTCGCGATCGCGCGCGAGATGGCGCGCGAGCAGGGCGGCGACGTCGTGCTGGGGGAGTCGGACCTGGGCGGGCTGCTCGCCCGCGTGACGCTGCCCGCGCCCTGAGCGCCCCGGCGGCGCCGGGGGCAGGACGCGGGCAGTGGCCGTCGTGGAAGACGGCGTCCCGGGACCCGGACCGGACAGGGGTCGGCTCCTCGTCCGGTCCGGGTCGTCCGTGAGGCGTCAGACGCGGGTGGGCACCGCGTCGTCGGCCGGGGTGCCGGGCTGCGGGAGCAGCTCGGCGGGCTCGTCGTCGGGGGTCGGGGTCTCGGTCGAGGCCTGGATCCGCATGCCGTAGAACGAGCGGTGCACGAAGTACGTCGACGCGAGGAAGAACACCGCGGCGAGCGTGAGGACGAGCGCGTGACGGCCCTGGCCGGACAGCTGCACGGCCAGGTCGACCGCGAGCAGGCCGAACAGCGTCGTGAACTTGATGACCGGGTTGAGCGCGACGGACGACGTGTCCTTGAACGGGTCGCCCACGGTGTCGCCCACGACGGTCGCGTCGTGCAGCGGCGTGC
This genomic interval carries:
- a CDS encoding sensor histidine kinase codes for the protein MSVRASLRLRLTALTAGLLMVALAVGALVLTSVLSAGRVAALDEAVRARAQTVADLAAADRVPDPLPVAEGGEIAQLLDADGLVLATSANATRTLPVLPSRTLAALRPASGRTTVVSTTASGYDPDARVALSSTTYRGEPVTAVASLPLGEVRGLVRALRVALVVVVPLLTLLLAGTIWLVIGRALRPVDALRRAAAEVARSGGRGSLPVPPVDDELAALARTLNDMLDRLETSAARQRTFVGDAAHELRSPLASLRAALDVARAHPDAYPTTELVADAEREALRMQGLVDDLLLLARVGSAPLAREDVDLGAVARDVVDAETSAPGPDVEVTGAGRALSDAVATGRVVRNLVGNACRHASARVRVTVADGSVVVEDDGAGIDPADRERVFERFVRLDDAREREAGGSGLGLAIAREMAREQGGDVVLGESDLGGLLARVTLPAP
- a CDS encoding response regulator transcription factor, with the protein product MRILVVDDERGLTSALHRGLSAEGFAVDVAHDGEAGLQLALEHDYDAIVLDIMLPRRNGYDVVTALRAQDVRTPVLLLSAKDGEYDVADGLDVGADDYLTKPFAFVVLVARLRALLRRPPQVRPAVLAVGDLVLDPAARTVTRAGEPVVLTVRELALLEYLMRHADRVVGKVELRDHVWEGTGEDVNVVEVYVGYLRRKLGRDAVATVRGAGYRVGG